In a single window of the Mustelus asterias chromosome 3, sMusAst1.hap1.1, whole genome shotgun sequence genome:
- the surf6 gene encoding surfeit locus protein 6 → MADPSLAAKDKYLQRLGSKICQSQDQEPRKRKLVSRRDGSEDTAQPKKKRKKRRKEAAKVLKNFQLVNGDRPKTVQGGMKENNLQQSPKVSQVGASSFSAVNILRQRLHEKIQESRGQQDNPKGLAPEELEKKRLRRKQEKARKKQKRKEMRMKKEEKTVQEDSTASGTQDTEKKDTVKKVEEQLLFNKVDMPSDEVKHKKQRRKERRQNTKGGITPLTGKNYKQLLSRLEAQKNKIEELKSKDESKAKKVEEKVKWTNVLYKAEGLKIKDNEEMLRASLKRKEKHKAQRQKSWEKRTQHVVEKMQQRQDKRTRNIMKKKHAKIERKKDKARKKGRVLPEDLKKANL, encoded by the exons TTTCTAGAAGGGATGGCTCAGAAGACACAGCCCAACCTAAAAAGAAGAGAAAGAAAAGAAGAAAGGAAGCTGCAAAAGTGCTGAAAAACTTTCAACTAGTAAATGGGGATCGGCCTAAAACTGTTCAAGGTGGAATGAAAGAGAACAATCTCCAGCAAAGTCCCAAAG TCAGCCAAGTGGGGGCAAGCTCGTTTTCAGCAGTAAATATTCTGCGTCAGAGACTACACGAGAAAATTCAAGAAAGCCGTGGGCAG CAGGACAATCCAAAAGGCTTGGCACCTGAAGAATTGGAGAAGAAACGCCTACGCAGAAagcaggagaaggcaaggaaaaAACAAAAACGAAAAGAGATGCGAATGAAGAAAGAAGAGAAAACTGTCCAGGAGGACAGCACTGCGTCAGGTACTCAAGATACAGAAAAAAAAGACACAGTTAAGAAAGTGGAAGAGCAATTGCTTTTCAATAAAGTGGACATGCCATCTGACGAAGTCAAACACAAAAAGCAGAGGAGAAAAGAGAGACGGCAGAACACTAAAGGCGgcatcacacccctgactggcAAAAACTACAAGCAGCTCTTATCTCGGCTAGAAGCCCAGAAGAATAAGATTGAAGAGTTGAAGAGCAAAGATGAAAGTAAAGCAAAGAAAGTCGAAGAAAAGGTGAAGtggaccaatgttttatacaaagcTGAAGGCCTGAAAATCAAAGACAATGAGGAAATGCTGAGAGCCTCATTAAAGAGAAAGGAAAAACACAAAGCCCAGCGGCAGAAGAGCTGGGAAAAGCGAACACAGCACGTCGTCGAAAAGATGCAACAACGTCAAGATAAGAGGACAAGAAATATAATGAAAAAGAAACATGCCAAGATCGAAAGGAAGAAGGACAAAGCAAGAAAGAAGGGACGTGTTCTACCTGAAGATTTGAAAAAAGCAAACCTTTGA